A genomic window from Pecten maximus chromosome 6, xPecMax1.1, whole genome shotgun sequence includes:
- the LOC117329476 gene encoding uncharacterized protein LOC117329476, with protein MDAPSSIHRFLTARPSTSSDIRPMITVKSSPQKRDEQHVSMSVSRRHERRSMSLPSAHKPEPPSNASSPSLLQAILSSSHEPSPPKDPHIDHSPQKPELRHVEVSSNEIEPQNHHLSSRKPEAKATEVIERLPQNNSDQQLSSPDQEPKATEVPPPKPERTRKAASKRTIHHPVILSQFPSPCAITSICLTSEGHAWTCDEESRDLTLLGNAGNIIKRVTCNANVNDISLSPKTHHLWYCTWKCRVVELNPKTDTRMRRFTTESWPRCVCVTDNEHVLVGAENKITLHNTEGHVIITTDTAMSGVIRPTRLTQCPLTGNIAFLEKTSFQSDGKDNGHVVVLDNGLSVKFRYTGECETSNSAASAYFDPFDVKYDDKGYLLVGDFTSSTLDLVTGVGNHIRTLLTDTGSSQAIGMHTGGVMWAAFKGDNDVSHVKILQY; from the coding sequence ATGGACGCTCCCTCTTCCATCCACCGGTTCCTTACAGCTCGTCCATCTACATCTTCAGACATTCGTCCAATGATTACGGTAAAATCGTCTCCACAAAAACGAGACGAGCAGCACGTGTCCATGTCAGTATCTAGACGACACGAACGTCGGTCTATGAGCTTACCCTCGGCTCATAAACCTGAGCCCCCGTCCAACGCTTCGTCTCCATCGCTTCTACAAGCTATCCTGTCTTCATCTCACGAACCTTCTCCGCCTAAGGATCCACATATCGACCATTCACCACAGAAACCTGAGCTACGACACGTTGAAGTATCTTCAAATGAAATCGAACCACAAAATCACCATTTATCTTCACGCAAACCTGAAGCGAAGGCTACGGAGGTTATCGAAAGGTTGCCACAGAACAACTCCGACCAACAACTTTCTTCTCCTGATCAAGAACCAAAAGCTACCGAAGTACCACCTCCAAAACCGGAACGAACGCGTAAAGCTGCATCGAAAAGAACTATTCATCACCCTGTCATTTTGTCGCAATTTCCATCGCCTTGTGCAATCACGTCCATCTGTCTGACCTCCGAAGGTCATGCATGGACTTGTGACGAAGAGTCACGTGATTTAACACTTCTTGGTAATGCAGGTAATATCATCAAGAGAGTAACTTGTAATGCTAACGtaaatgatatcagtttgtcGCCAAAAACCCATCACCTCTGGTACTGCACGTGGAAGTGTCGCGTTGTAGAACTGAACCCAAAAACCGACACACGCATGCGCCGTTTTACCACAGAATCTTGGCCACGTTGCGTGTGTGTAACGGACAACGAACATGTCTTAGTGGGAGCGGAAAACAAAATCACGTTACATAACACTGAAGGTCACGTGATTATAACGACTGATACCGCAATGTCGGGAGTTATACGTCCAACACGACTCACACAATGTCCGTTGACTGGAAACATTGCTTTCTTAGAAAAGACCAGCTTTCAAAGTGATGGCAAAGACAATGGCCATGTTGTCGTCCTTGACAACGGATTATCGGTCAAATTTCGCTATACAGGAGAATGTGAAACATCGAACTCGGCAGCGTCGGCTTACTTTGATCCATTTGACGTGAAGTATGACGACAAAGGCTACCTGTTGGTAGGGGATTTCACTAGCAGTACTCTCGATCTCGTCACAGGTGTTGGAAACCATATCAGGACATTGCTCACAGACACCGGGAGTTCTCAGGCGATCGGTATGCACACTGGTGGTGTTATGTGGGCTGCATTTAAAGGCGACAATGATGTATCGCACGTGAAAATCCTTCAATATTAA